In the genome of Manis javanica isolate MJ-LG chromosome 17, MJ_LKY, whole genome shotgun sequence, one region contains:
- the LOC140846991 gene encoding uncharacterized protein, producing the protein MRSTALRQQSVVWAAPAGRRPLLVSAAPFRVFSSSSSSFVAAAAAAPFPAGGCCCWCGRSCPRRLGAANRAETAAEHERRPPRRLTAPRAVLGPGRLGRRPPRPQPARPRGPGLALPSSAALLRRLLQRPAARRLLRPPPRAPSRAAAALCTPRRPPVPPAMPGPAAGSRARVYAEGECEARGRELARLRGARGSTDRTPHGPETEPEREQELVRDVGSERPQGSQQQRWRLPLRLHPLNTTSSTKGMLKPSSTGMDRPSPSLVATRPM; encoded by the exons ATGAGGAGTACGGCTCTGAGGCAGCAGTCTGTGG TCTGGGCGGCCCCGGCCGGGCGGCGGCCGCTCCTGGTGAGCGCGGCCCCTTTCCGggttttctcctcctcctcctcctctttcgtcgccgccgccgccgctgcccctTTCCCGGCTggcggctgctgctgctggtgtggCCGCAGCTGCCCCCGCCGCCTCGGGGCCGCGAACCGAGCGGAGACCGCCGCGGAGCACGAGCGCCGCCCGCCCCGCCGCCTCACCGCCCCGCGGGCCGTTCTAGGGCCGGGCCGGCTCGGCCGGCGCCCCCCGCGCCCCCAGCCCGCCCGCCCCCGCGGGCCCGGCCTGGCGCTGCCGTCCTCCGCCGCGCTCCTCCGCCGCCTCCTCCAGCGCCCTGCGGCCCGCCGTCTCCTCCGCCCGCCGCCCCGCGCCCCcagccgcgccgccgccgccctctGCACCCCGCGGCGCCCCCCGGTCCCACCCGCCATGCCCGGCCCGGCCGCGGGCAGCAGGGCCCGGGTCTACGCCGAG GGCGAGTGCGAGGCGCGGGGCCGAGAGCTGGCGCGGCTGCGTGGCGCGCGAGGATCCACCGACAGGACGCCCCATGGTCCTGAGACTGAGCCAGAGCGGGAGCAGGAGCTGGTGCGCGATGTCGGGTCGGAGAGGCCTCAGGGCAGCCAG CAGCAGCGGTGGCGGCTTCCCCTTCGGCTACACCCACTTAATACCACCTCATCGACAAAGGGCATGTTGAAGCCCAGTTCTACTGGAATGGACAGACCATCCCCCTCGTTGGTGGCTACCAGGCCTATGTGA